The Nostoc sp. 'Lobaria pulmonaria (5183) cyanobiont' DNA window CTAATTTGTCGCTGTGTGGGCGTAATTGATTGTAAATAACTTGGAAAAGCAAAGGTACGCAAAGTAATCCTCTGCGTACCTCTGCGATTTCCTTTGCGCCCCTTTGCGTTTAAACTTCAATCGCCGTCTCTTTCTCCTCACCTTTTGGCTGTGAACTCAGCCGATCTAAAATCTCTAAAACTTCTTGTTCAAAGGCAACTTGAGCGCGATTAGTTTTGCCACCCACATACAAGCGATCGCCTTTTTGCAATGCCCAGATTTGCGAGTGGGAAAAGTAACTCATTACCACACCCAGCATTAGCAAGCCAAACCCTGTGTAAACAATTGGTATGCCTGGATCGGCTTTAATTTGTAAGCCAGTACTACCAATGACATCCAAAATTTTCAGCTTCACGCCATTAACTTCAGTGAACATCCCCGCACGGACTGTATCAACAAGTTTGCCAGTAACATCATAAACTAATACCATTCCTTGCAAGTCTTTCGCTAACAGGGAGACACCCTCACTCAAATCCGGTTTAGTCGGAACCCAGGTTCCCCAAATGCGCCCGTTACCGTTAGTGTTCAATTGCGCCATCGGTAACTGAAAAATCGGGCTGTTGTTAAATTGGACGCGAACACCTGCAATTCCCCAATCAGTTTGATAGAAAGTTATGCCATGATAGCGCAGAGGCTCGTTGACAAAAATCTTCTTGTGGTCAATTTCCTTTCCCTGATTATTCAAGACAGACATATCTGAATAAAATTGATTAATGCCGCCAGATGGAGTGTAATCAATCCAAAAACGATTGACGCGCACAGACCAATCTTTCGGGATTTTTGCGGCTAAAGGGCCAGCATCGACAATATTTGTCACTTGAAATGTATCGCCACTAGCAACCATTTCCTGAGCGAGAAACCCAGTCATCGCCCCCCAAATTCCCCCTAGCAAAATAGCGACGATGCCAATATGAACGATAATTGGGCCGATGCGTCCAACTATTCCTTTGCGGGCATAAAGGAGATTTTCTTTTTCTTGATTTGGAAAAATTTTATAGCGGTGTTTCTGTAATATTTCGCTGAGGTAATTCAGGGAACCAGTATCTAGTTCTGTACTTAAAGCTAACTTTTGAAATTGTCGGGGTTCTTCGTAATATTTCCAGCGCTGGGCAGCTTTTAAGGCTGGTAACTGACGGGTAAATGAACAAGCAGTTAAGCTAGTGCCAAATAAGATGAGTAATGCTAGAAACCACCAGGTACGATATACGTGGTCTAATCCAACTACTTGAATTACCTTCCAAGTTAAGAAACCAAATAAAGCTGGATGTTCTGGGTAATTGGCTTGGTAAAATGCGGGTGACTGACCTTGCTCGATTACAGTACCGGTGGAGCTAAAGATGGCAATCAATAGCAGTAGTGCGATCGCTAGTCGTAAGTTAGTCAGTACAGGCAAAAGCTCTTGGCGTAAGAACTGCCCAGGTATCGCCCACCATTTTAATTCTTTGGACGCCGAATCATCTATTGTCATTATGTGTAAAATATAACAAAGTATTGATATTAAAAACTGCCGAGGGGAATCCGAGAAATTAAGGAAAATACACCGAATCCTACCAACAGCGCCCCACTAACTGGGTTAATCCAACCAGACCAGCGACGCAATTCCAGTAATTTTTTAATTGAAGCTGTAAAAGTACCTGCCAAAATCAATGGTGCTACATAACCAGCTGTGTAAGAAAGTAGCAAAATAGCACCTAAAATTAAGTCTTGTGTATTGGCAATCCAACCCAGCAAGCTAGCTAAAACAGGTGTGCTACAAGGAGATGCGACTAAGCCGAAAGTTAGTCCGAGCAAATAGGAACGCAATCCTGCTGGCAAATCCGGCGAAATCCAATTGGTTTCACCCAAGGATGGAAATTGCAGAGGCAGTGCTTCTAATAAGTTCAGCCCCATGAGAATGGCGATAATGCTGACAATAATCGGCAAACCAATTCCCACTTGACCATAGACTTTTCCGACAAAACCTGCTAATATTCCTAGCCCTGCTAGTGTAGTTGCTAAACCTAAAGCAAACCAAGTTGATTGGGCAGCTGCTTGAAGGCGGCTTTTGGCTTCATAACCGCCGATGTAACCAATGGTAATTGGCAGCATGGAAAGCATACAGGGTGTGAGACTGGTGAGCAAACCAGCTGCAAAGATGATACCAATACTCACCACGCTAAGGTGTGTCAGTTGGTTAGAAACGAGGCTGTTGGCAAATTGTTCTAGTTGGTAAATTTGGGTTTGCAGGTTATCAAACATGGGGAGTTTCTGAGCGGGAAATGCTTACTCTGCTTGAATTTTAGCTTACTTTTGGTTTTGGAGTCAGCAGAAGTGATTATCCGAACCTGATATTATCTAAATTTCATCTGCCCAAGGAAATGTATCTAAAATACAATTAAGCTCGGATTATCCCTGAAGAAGCACGGCTGGAGTATTTGGCATGACGATTGCATTACCCGGATTTAAAATTGTCACTTTGTTAAAAGCAGGGGTAAAAGCAGTCATATACCGTGGAATTAAGGTTAAAGATCGGTGTCCGGTAATTATCAAAGGGCTACGTCCAGAACAGTGTACACCCAATAATATCGAACAACTTAAACATGAGTATGCGATCGCTCAAAGGTTAAATACTGCCGCCGCACTCAAAGTCTACGCCTTAGAGATAGATCGGGGAATCCCTTATTTAATTATGGAGGATTTTGAAGGGCGATCGCTTTGACTGCTTATCCTGGTGAGATAGATCGTCAACAAGCGATCGCTGTGGGATTTCAACAGCATATCTTTAAGCCTGTAGATCCAGAGGAATTGGTGAAGGAGGAAATTCTAAACCTCTCTTTTACTAGGGAAAAGGAATGGAAGTGAGGTTTTCCAGATCCGGTTAACGATATAGCCAAACACGCAACAGCGACAGCAATTGTTCAGTATCTACGGGTTTAGTAATGTAGTCTGATGCACCGGCTTCAATACACTTCTCGCGATCGCCTAGCATGGCTTTAGCAGTCAGTGCAATAATCGGCAAAGACTTAAATCGATCGTTTTGACGGATTACGCGTGTTGTTTCGTAACCATCCATTTCTGGCATCATTACGTCCATCAAAACGACATCAATATCTGGTGTATTTTCTAACAGGTTAATCCCCTCTCTGCCATTTTCAGCATATATAACCTCTATTTGATAACGCTCCAACATACTGGTCAGGGCGAAGATATTCCGCATATCGTCGTCTACAATTAGCGCTTTTTTGCCAGTGAGTAAGTAGTCTTGTGAATGCAGTTGTTCGAGTATTTGGCGCTTCGGTTCAGGTAAATTTGCTTGGACTCGGTGTAAAAATAATGCTGTTTCATCGAGGAGACGTTCGGGCGATCGCACATCTTTAATAATGATTGTCTCGGCAATTCGTCTGAGTTCTGTTTCTTGAGCTTTACTAATTTCTCTACCTGTGTAGACAATAATTGGTAAAGTTTTGCCGTTAGGTAGAAGCTTTATCTGCTCAATCAGTTCAAACCCGGTCATGTCGGGTAGCCCTAAATCGAGAACCAGGCAATCAAAATGCTGGCTGCGAATAGCTTCTAGAGCTGCTGCACCGTTAGCCACTGCTGTGGTCAAAACATCGCTGTTACCAATCAACTCAACAATACTCAGCCGTTGAGTATCATCATCTTCGACTACCAATAAATTTTTCACCTGGCGCTCAACAAAACCTTTAATTTTGGTCAACGCCTCGGATATTGTTTCGCTGGTTAAGGGCTTTTGCAGATATGCGATCGCACCTAGTTGTAAACCGCGTTGTCTCCCTTCTTCAACGGTCATGATATGTACGGGAATGTGACGGGTATTTGGGTCATGTTTGAGACGATCTAATACCGTCCAACCATCCATTTCTGGCAGCCGGATATCTAGCAAAATGGCTGAAGGTAGGAATTGCTGCGCTAACATCAAACCTGTACTACCGGTTTGGGCAGCTATCACCTTAAATCCTTGTTGTTGCGCCATATCTAGCAGGATACGCGCAAAATTAACGTCATCTTCGACAATTAGTAACACGCGATCGCCTCTTTCAATAGTAGTGCGATCGTCATTTATGAGTGAGGAGTGGGTAGAGACGCGATTAATCGCGTCTGTACTGAGTAGGGAGTGGGGAGTGAGGAGTGGTTTTGATGTCAACTCAGGACTCAGCGCTCGTAACTCAGCACTGAATTGTGGTAGATAGAACGTAAAGGTACTACCTTCACCTGGTAGACTGATTAATTTAATTTCGCCGCCGAAGAGACGGGCGATTTCGCGGCTAATTGATAAGCCCAATCCGGTGCCGCCGTATCTGCGACTGGTAGAGCCATCGGCTTGCTGGAATGCTTCAAAAATCACTTTCTGTTTTTCGGGGGCAATGCCAATGCCTGTATCGCTGACTGAGAAAGCAATCACAATCTCGGCACTATTTAAGGTTTGATGGTCGTTGCTCCACCCTAGCTTGGCCACCGCAATCCGTAAGCGTACCTCCCCTTGCTCTGTAAATTTAAAAGCGTTGGAGAGGAGATTTTTCAACACTTGTTGTATGCGTTTGACATCTGTAGAGATGCTATTTGGCAATTCGGGAGTAAATTCAATTGCGAAAGCAAGTCCTTTGCTCTGAGCGATTTGTCGGAAGGTACGCTCAATTTGTTCGCCCAACTCTGCCAATGGCATTTGGGTCATGTCAATGGACATGGTTCCAGATTCAATTTTAGCGAGATCCAGAATGTCATTAATCAATGCTAACAAATCAGTACCGGCTGAGTAAATTGTTTGGCTATATTCTACTTGCTTGGCGGTGAGGTTGTGATCGATATTATCTGTCAATAATTTCGCCAAAATCAACAAGCTGTTTAGCGGTGTCCGCAGTTCATGGGACATGTTGGCGAGAAATTCTGATTTGTATTTTGAAGAGAGGGCGAGTTGTTCAGCCTTGTCTTCTAAAGAGACTCTTGCTTGTTCAATTTCCCGATTTTTGCGCTCAACTTCTTTCTTCTGCATTGCCAACAACTCTGCCTTTTCTTCCAATTCGGCGTTGGTTTGTTGCAATTCCTCTTGCTGTCCTTTGAGTAAATCCTCAGAGGTTTTGAGTGATTGGGCTTGTTGTTCTAAGCGCTTGTTGGTTTCGCGGAGTTCGCTTTGCTGAGTTTGGAGTTCTTCAGCCAAAGATTGCGACTGCTTGAGTAATTCTTCAGTTCGCATCGATGCGGCGATCGTGTTGAGGACGATCGCAATACTTTCGGTAAGCTGGTCGAAGAATGTCAGATGAATTTCGCTAAAGCGGCGGAAGGATGCTAATTCAATCACGGCTGTCACCTGTCCTTCAAAAAGTACAGGTAATACCACAGCATTCAAAGGCGTGGCTTCTCCTAAACCAGAGGAAATTCTGACATAATCACTTGGCACTTCCGTCAGCAGTATCCGCTCTTTTTCTAAAGCGCATTGTCCCACCAAACCTTCACCCAAGTGGAAGCGGTTAGCTAGATGTCTGCGTTCGCGGTAAGCGTAGCTACTAATTAATTTCAAATAGGGTGTATGTTCCCCATACTCCATGAGGAAGAATACGCCGTGTTGCGCTCCTACCAAGGGTGCTAGTTCGGAGAGAATTAGTTTAGATACAGTTTCCAAGTCTCGCTGCCCTTGCAGCATTCGGGTAAACTTGGCTAAGTTAGTTTTCAACCAGTCTTGTTCGGTGTTTTTCTGTGTTGTCTCTCGCAGATTGGCAATCATCTGGTTGATGTTGTCTTTGAGGATGGCAACTTCCCCTAGTGCCTCGACGGCAATTGAACGAGTTAAATCACCCTTAGTTACAGCTGTAGCAACTTCGGCGAGCGATCGCAACTGAGTTGTCAGTGTAGCAGCGAGTTCGTTGACGTTATCTGTCAAATCTTTCCAAGTTCCAGCCGCCCCAGGTACTCTCGCTTGTCCCCCTAATTTCCCTTCAATTCCCACTTCCCGCGCCACTGTGGTTACTTGATTGGCAAAGGTTGCGAGGGTATCAATCATCTCGTTGATTGTCTCTGCCAAGGTTTCAATTTCTCCCTTGGCATCTAACATCAGTTTCCGTTTCAAGTCACCGTTAGCAACTGCCGTTACAACTCTGGCGATACCGCGCACTTGTGCCGTTAGGTTCCCCGCCATCGAGTTCACGTTATCTGTCAAATCTTTCCAAGTCCCCGCGACACCTTGAACTTGCGCTTGTCCGCCCAACTTCCCTTCAGTTCCCACTTCCCGCGCCACCCGCGTTACTTCACTGGCAAAGGAACTAAGTTGATCTACCATCGTGTTGGTGGTGTTCTTCAAGTCTAAAATTTCGCCTCTGGCATCGACGGTAATTTTCTTGGAAAGGTCGCCATTAGCTACTGCTTTCGTAACTTCAGCGATGTTGCGAACTTGTCCGGTGAGGTTCCCTGCCATCGAGTTCACGTTGTCGGTCAAATCTTTCCAAGTTCCAGCCACTCCTCTGACGTAAGCTTGCACGCCTAATTTACCTTCCGTTCCCACCTCACGGGCAACCCTGGTAACTTCCGATGCAAAAGAATTCAGCTGATCCACCATTGTATTAATGGTGTTTTTAAGTTCCTGAATTTCACCTTTGACATCGACGGTGATTTTTTTAGATAAGTCGCCGTTAGCTACGGCGGTGGTAACTTCGGCAATATTTCGTACTTGCGCCGTCAAACTTCCCGCCATGAAGTTTACGCTGTCGGTTAAATCTTTCCAAGTGCCGGCTACACCTTTAACTTCTGCTTGTACGCCCAGTTTCCCTTCAGTTCCCACCTCACGCGCAACTCTTGTAACTTCCGATGCAAAGGAATTGAGTTGATCCACCATCGTGTTGACGGTGTTTTTCAACTCTAAAATTTCACCTTTGACATCAACGGAGATTTTTTTAGATAAGTCGCCATTAGCTACGGCGGTGGTGACGGCGGCAATGTTTCGCACCTGTGCCGTTAAACTTCCCGCCATGAAGTTTACGCTGTCAGTTAAATCTTTCCAAGTGCCAGCCACACCGCGCACATCTGCTTGTACACCTAATTTACCCTCACTTCCCACCTCACGGGCAACCCGCGTTACTTCACTTGCAAAGGAATTAAGTTGATCCACCATTATATTGATGGTATTCTTGAGTTCGAGAATTTCGCCTTTGACAGCAACAGTAATTTTCTTAGATAAGTCACCATTGGCGATCGCAGTTGCAACTTCGGCAATGTTTCGCACTTGGTCAGTGAGGTTCCCCGCCATTGAATTTACGTTGTCGGTCAAGTCTTTCCAAGTACCTGCTACTCCTCTAACTTCTGCTTGCACACCCAATTTGCCTTCCGTTCCTACCTCCCGTGCAACCCGCGTCACTTCCGATGCAAAGGAACTGAGTTGATCCACCATTGTGTTGATGGTGTTTTTCAACTCCAAAATTTCGCCTTTGACATCAACGGTGATTTTCTTAGATAGGTCGCCATTTGCCACAGCAGTAGTCACTTCCGCAATATTTCGCACCTGAGCCGTCAAGCTTCCAGCCATGAAATTCACGCTGTCGGTCAAGTCTTTCCAAGTGCCTGCCACACCGCGCACTTCTGCTTGTACGCCCAATTTACCTTCACTTCCCACCTCACGCGCAACCCTTGTTACTTCTGATGCAAAGGAATTGAGTTGATCCACCATTGTGTTGATGGTATTTTTGAGTTCTAAAATTTCACCTCTGACATCGACAGTGATTTTCTTAGATAAATCGCCTGTTGCAACCGCCGTAGTCACTTCGGCAATGTTTCGCACCTGTGCCGTTAAACTTCCCGCCATGAAGTTCACGCTGTCGGTTAAATCTTTCCAAGTGCCAGCCACACCACGCACATCTGCTTGCACGCCCAGTTTACCTTCACTGCCCACCTCACGCGCAACCCGCGTCACTTCACTTGCAAAAGAACTGAGTTGATCCACCATGATATTGATGGTATTCTTGAGTTCAAGAATTTCACCTCTGACATCGACGGTAATTTTCTTAGATAAATCGCCATTGGCGATCGCAGTCGCAACTTCGGCAATATTTCGCACCTGTCCGGTGAGATTACCCGCCATTAAATTAACGTTATCAGTTAAATCTTTCCAAGTACCTGCTACTCCCCGGACTTCTGCTTGAACGCCCAACTTCCCTTCAGTTCCGACCTCACGCGCAACTCTTGTTACTTCCGATGCAAAGGAATTAAGCTGATCCACCATTGTGTTGATGGTATTCTTCAACTCCAGAATTTCGCCTTTCACATCCACAGTGATTTTCTTGGATAAGTCGCCATTTGCCACCGCCGTTGTCACTTCCGCAATATTCCGCACTTGTGCCGTCAAGCTTCCCGCCATGAAATTCACACTATCGGTCAGGTCTTTCCACGTCCCCGCTACCCCGCGAACTTCTGCTTGACCGCCCAATTTTCCTTCTGCACCCACCTCACGCGCAACTCTTGTGACTTCCGATGCAAAAGAATTCAGTTGATCCACCATGATGTTGACGGTGTTTTTCAACTCCAAAATTTCACCTTTGACATCCACAGTGATTTTCTTAGAAAGGTCGCCATTCGCTACTGCCGTTGTTACTTCCGCAATATTACGGACTTGAGCAGTCAAATTTCCTGCCATCAAGTTAACGTTGTCAGTTAAATCCTTCCAAGTTCCGGCGACTCCTTTAACTTCGGCTTGCACGCCCAACTTCCCTTCAGTTCCCACTTCACGCGCAACTCGCGTTACTTCACTCGCAAAAGAATTCAGTTGATCCACCATCGTGTTGACGGTGTTTTTAAGTTCGAGAATTTCGCCTTTAACATTAACAGTGATTTTTTTGGATAAGTCACCATTTGCGATCGCAGTTGCAACTTCGGCAATATTTCGCACCTGTCCGGTAAGATTACCCGCCATCAAGTTAACGTTATCAGTCAAATCTTTCCAAGTGCCAGCCACACCTTGCACTTCGGCTTGGACACCTAATTTACCCTCGGTTCCCACTTCACGGGCAACCCTTGTAACTTCTGATGCAAAGGAACCGAGCCGATCTACCATCGTGTTGACGATATTAGCAGTTTGGAGAAACTCACCTTGCAGGGGTCTGCCATCAATTTCTGTAGCGATCGTTTGGGATAAGTCACCATTGGCAACTGACCGAATCACCCGCGTAGTTTCAGCTGTTGGTTGAACTAAATCTGTAATTAGAGTATTGACAGAAGTAACACAATCTGACCAAGAACCCCGAACATCTCCGAGAGAGGCGCGATCGGCAATTTTGCCTTCTTTGCCAACAACGTTACCAATCCGTTGTAGTTCGGCCGCCATCCGCTCATTTTGATCGATAATATTATTGAGCGTATCAGCTATTTTTCCTGCTACACCAGTATGGTCTATGGGCATCCGAGCAGAGAAGTCACCCTGTTTAACAGCATTCAGCGTTCTTAACAGCTGATTTAAATCGAGATTGTCGCTGTCTCTAGTTAACTGTTCGGTTGCCATAGCCTTATCCTTAATCTTGAATCTTGAGGAATTTTTTGTATTTTTTGCACCCCGTACCTAGTGAGATAACTTTTAGGTAATGCGTATCACAATACAGAGCAGGGAATAGAAAGTGGATCAAACTAATTTTTATGGGTGCGAGTGTAAGCAGTTGACAAAGACTGCTAACTAAATGGTATTGCCATCGATGTATCTGGCATCCCACTTAGCCAATGATAGCGAGTTGGCGTCTGTTATGCAGCATCAATTGTCGGCGATGCCTAACTTGGGCAAGTAAGCGATCGCACAGTAGAACAGACGATGACAATTAACATTACATTTTATGATTTTTGGAATTTGAGGAAAGCAGCAAATCAATAAATCCTAACTGATAACAGAGGTTTGCTAAAGTCAAAAGTATCCGGCAACTCCTAATACGGTTCGGATAAGATCCCCCCGCCTGCGGCGACCCCCTTTTTAAGGGGGTAAAGATTAGAAAAAGCCCCCCTTTTTAAGGGGGGTTGGGGGGATCTTCGAGAGAAAAACAGGTTAACCGAACCGTATTGCGGCAACTCCAAGGATTGGCAAATGGTTAGAGAGTACTCACCCCAGAGACATCTGCCTCCGCTTGAAAGTGGCGATCGCCTAACTCGCCCTGAATTTGAACGGCGTTATGCGGCTGCACCTCATATCAAGAAAGCAGAACTGATTGAAGGAATCGTTTACATCGCATCTCCTGTAAGACATGAGCAACATGGCAAACCCCACAGTCGGGTGATAACGCGTAAATAAACAGACCATTGAAAAGCCCTAAAGAGCTTATTCCATAATACTTTTGACTTTTGACTTTTGACTTTTGACTTTTGACTTCCGCCTTGCGGTACTAGCTAGGTTCATTCCAAGCCCTAATCGCTTCAATCGCAATACCAGCAGGAGCAAATAAAATCTTTACAGTTTCAATACCTGCTGCTGTCACTGCTCTTTGCAAACGTACTTTGAGCATTGGATTATTTTTGATAACTTGCTCAATCGCTTGCCTATTTTTAAGTACTGGATGACTCTCAACAGCTTGAGCAACAATAGGTTGAGCATCGATTACAGTCGGTTTATCCTGCTCCATTTTCTCAAGCAACTGCTCAAGCACAGTTTCTAATTTAGCAATATCTTTTGTAGACGCGTAATTGTTTTGAGTGCCAATGTTATCACCTTGGATATTTCCTGTAACACTGCCTACGATAGTGCCAAAGGTAGCGCCTGTGAAATCATTTTTAGGAGTTTCTGACATATTTTTGAGTGTTTGATTAAGTGTGTTTAGAGTATTGAGTAAATTATTGGACGGATTCTCTTCCGAAAGTGAAGAAGTCACAATAGTATCGTTGTAGTAACCACGCTTCTCTTGGATTTGAGAAATTTTAGTAAGTACACCATCTATTAATTCTTTTGTACATGTTGAAGTCATTAATAAATTTTTCGACAAGAGAGTAAGTAACTCAGGTTTAATAATTTGCTTTAAAGCATTTACCGAACTACTAATTACTTCATCATCTTCATCTTCTAAAGTTTGACATAAAGTAGGTATTGCTGCTTCATTGCCTATTAAACCTAATATTGACACAGCACAGTTACGAATATCAGGGGATTGATCTACTAAAGCTTCAAATAGTAAATAATTTGCCCGTTCAATACCAACTCGTTCTATTACACTGTCATCCACTCCAAACCAAAAGCAGTCTTCTAACTCATATCCAAATGGTCTTCCTTTATAAACAAGAGAAGAAATTGCAGAGTGCCTAATGCTTTCTTCAGATGCAGCGAATGACTTAGACCAACCAGAATTGTTGGAATTAATTTGCGTGTAACCTTGAAACTTATTTATTTTTGTATTGCAAATAATCCCATCTTCTGGGATTTGTTCGGTAGAGGTAATACTAACTTCAATATCACCAGCAAGTTTTTGTAAATTTAGAACAAAGATGGGATTATGACTACTTTCACCTTTTGCATTAAGAAGAATATAACGGCAGTAGATTTCATGTCCATTTGTCATTAACACTTGGCGTAAGTGTAATCTTGCTATGTCAGAGTGTGTTATGCATAAAAGCCGAATTTTGAGTTCTTGGTCAACTTCTAACTGAGCAACTAAACCAACCGTTTGAGCTTGATACTCTCGCTTTACCTCTCCTGCCAACCTTGCGCCTAACCTTAAATCCACATCTAAGGCTAACTTCACCACTCGCACTGCTTGCCTTTCATCATTCACCAACCCCAACATCAATGCCACGGGTTCTGTCCACTTCAAATAATTCAGATAATCCCGTTTTAACTTCTCATCACTAACATTATCAAGGTGTTGGAGTAGAAATTCTGCGGCGTAGTATTCCTGAATCAACTGGTGACGAAATTCAATCTGGTCGTCTGTTCGCAATTGAATTAAGTGATACTTGAGCAAATCTTCTAGCCATTCTCTTGCACAATTCTCACTAAAAGCTACTTTGTTCTGTAAAAATGCCGCTAAAACATTCCTAGCTTGCTGTTTAGAAATAGTTAATCGCAACTCAGTCAAATTATCGCCTTGCATCATTACAAATGCTAGATGCTGCAATAAATCAGCCTCCCACTCAGGTAACCCTTCAGCAATTGGTACATTTTCCTTGAGTTTGTGATACTCTCCAGAGAACCAACGAAACAGCTCACCTAAACTAGTAGGAATTTGTTTAGCATCATTAAATACTTCACACAGCATCCACAATAACAGCGGCGTTTCCGCCAATTCTCGCAAGCGTCCAGCCAACTGTCGCAGCATTTCATCACCCACCTCTGAATAGGCGCGGACAAAATGCTGCATCTGCGCTTCTGTGAGAGGTTGCATTTCCAGTTTTTTTTCAATACCTAAATCACCCCCCACCCCCAAATACCGCGTAGTAAAAATCATCGGCGTTCGGCGGTATTTCTGCCTAAATCCGTCTAAATCTCGCCTAGCTTCATCGTTGGATAATTCATTCAAACCGTCTACAATTAACAAAAATCGCCCTGTAAACAGTAGATTTTCAATCTCTATCCTGTTGAGGTTTAAATTATAGCGAGTCAAAAAGTCCCGAATTAAATCCAGCACCGAAGTTTTGTAGCGCCTTAACTCCACTAGCACGGGAATCCTTGTCAGCTTTTCCGCTTCTCCTCTGCTCCTCTGCTCCCATGCTCCCTTGCACTTTTCGGCTTCTTCCCACAACAAACGTTCTAAAGCTGTAGATTTGCCTGAACCCGGTCTTCCTACTAGCAATACATGGACGGGTGCATACTTCAGTAACCCTTCGAGGATATTCAACCGTTCAATTTTTTCTCTGTCTGGTGCTTCACCTTCTCGTTGCTGTGGTACTGTTTGCACCATCAAACTCAAATCTAAGCGTCTGCGCGATTTTTTGGGTTCAAGTCTTTGACGGTCTATGGCATCAGTTGGCGTGTATAAATCTTGCCAATCTCTATATGTGTCATCCTCGCTCAGAGATTCTAGATACGTTTGAAAATCTATGCTGTGGTCTGCAACCATAGTAGTCAATTGACCGAGGACTTTTAAGCGCTCTTTTATATACTACACAATAAAACGCTCAATCCTTTTTATGATGCCCGTCCTACAAACGAAGTAATTGGCGGGCTGCGCTCAACTTGAAGAATATCTGATAAGCATTTCAAAATTTTTTGATGTACTACCTAGATTTTCGATCCTCCCTAACCCCCC harbors:
- a CDS encoding cytochrome c biogenesis protein, with translation MTIDDSASKELKWWAIPGQFLRQELLPVLTNLRLAIALLLLIAIFSSTGTVIEQGQSPAFYQANYPEHPALFGFLTWKVIQVVGLDHVYRTWWFLALLILFGTSLTACSFTRQLPALKAAQRWKYYEEPRQFQKLALSTELDTGSLNYLSEILQKHRYKIFPNQEKENLLYARKGIVGRIGPIIVHIGIVAILLGGIWGAMTGFLAQEMVASGDTFQVTNIVDAGPLAAKIPKDWSVRVNRFWIDYTPSGGINQFYSDMSVLNNQGKEIDHKKIFVNEPLRYHGITFYQTDWGIAGVRVQFNNSPIFQLPMAQLNTNGNGRIWGTWVPTKPDLSEGVSLLAKDLQGMVLVYDVTGKLVDTVRAGMFTEVNGVKLKILDVIGSTGLQIKADPGIPIVYTGFGLLMLGVVMSYFSHSQIWALQKGDRLYVGGKTNRAQVAFEQEVLEILDRLSSQPKGEEKETAIEV
- a CDS encoding cytochrome c biogenesis protein CcdA, coding for MFDNLQTQIYQLEQFANSLVSNQLTHLSVVSIGIIFAAGLLTSLTPCMLSMLPITIGYIGGYEAKSRLQAAAQSTWFALGLATTLAGLGILAGFVGKVYGQVGIGLPIIVSIIAILMGLNLLEALPLQFPSLGETNWISPDLPAGLRSYLLGLTFGLVASPCSTPVLASLLGWIANTQDLILGAILLLSYTAGYVAPLILAGTFTASIKKLLELRRWSGWINPVSGALLVGFGVFSLISRIPLGSF